The Chloracidobacterium sp. genome includes a window with the following:
- a CDS encoding alpha/beta fold hydrolase has product MSLLLAERLFTAFFGPPTGPLEEDGYAEGRPRRTAAAARPLRYELLIDAPTLKLRRYLPLRRPRRRLPILLVPPLMVTADVFELHPKRSLARYLVEQGYEVFLLDYGKPQARDRRLSLGRYIAHRVHQGVRLVKEATGCEELSLVGYCLGGIFANCYAALHPQAGIRNLVTIGTPTDFSAMTLHRVLAGVSRQPLEALAAHYGYIPAPVCNAAFHLLHPDAIMRHPVEFWRGLSDPDFVATPRPDGGRYLEYVNLTEAAFKQLWHNLVLGNELMTDQFTVGRRRVRYERIRAAVLVIASREDRLVSPAAVTAVTKKLTTDDVTVRFVKGGHLGMLIGSQAQRTWRVTAEWLDTRSRLQRVAATKPTTVVPLSVGAAQPAVALRKVS; this is encoded by the coding sequence ATGTCGCTGCTCCTTGCCGAACGCCTTTTTACAGCCTTTTTCGGCCCGCCGACCGGCCCGCTTGAGGAAGACGGCTACGCTGAAGGCCGGCCGCGACGGACGGCCGCCGCTGCGCGTCCACTGCGCTACGAACTACTCATAGATGCGCCGACGTTGAAACTGCGGCGTTACCTTCCCCTACGGCGGCCGCGCCGTCGCCTGCCTATTTTGCTTGTGCCGCCGCTGATGGTCACGGCCGACGTGTTTGAACTCCACCCAAAACGCAGTCTGGCGCGTTATCTGGTTGAACAAGGCTACGAGGTTTTTCTGTTGGACTACGGCAAGCCGCAGGCGCGCGACCGGCGGCTGTCGCTGGGGCGATATATTGCGCACCGCGTCCATCAGGGCGTGCGGTTGGTCAAGGAAGCGACCGGGTGCGAGGAGCTTTCGCTTGTCGGTTATTGTCTGGGCGGAATTTTCGCCAACTGTTATGCGGCGTTGCATCCACAGGCTGGCATCCGCAATCTTGTCACCATTGGCACGCCGACCGATTTTTCAGCAATGACACTCCATCGCGTTTTGGCCGGCGTTTCGCGTCAGCCGTTGGAAGCGCTCGCCGCGCATTACGGCTACATTCCGGCTCCGGTCTGCAACGCGGCGTTTCATCTACTGCATCCTGACGCCATCATGCGACATCCGGTGGAGTTTTGGCGCGGTTTGAGCGACCCTGATTTCGTCGCTACGCCACGCCCGGACGGCGGCCGCTATCTGGAGTACGTCAATCTGACGGAAGCCGCCTTCAAACAGTTGTGGCATAACCTTGTACTTGGCAATGAACTCATGACCGATCAGTTCACCGTTGGTCGCCGCCGCGTGCGGTACGAACGCATCCGCGCCGCCGTGCTGGTCATCGCCAGTCGGGAGGACCGGTTGGTGTCGCCGGCGGCTGTCACCGCCGTCACAAAAAAGCTGACGACCGACGATGTCACAGTTCGCTTTGTAAAAGGTGGGCACTTGGGCATGCTCATTGGCTCGCAGGCGCAGCGGACGTGGCGCGTGACGGCCGAGTGGCTGGATACGCGCTCGCGTCTCCAGCGCGTTGCGGCGACCAAGCCGACCACAGTTGTCCCGCTGTCGGTCGGCGCGGCGCAACCGGCGGTCGCTCTGCGCAAAGTCTCATAG
- a CDS encoding crotonase/enoyl-CoA hydratase family protein, which yields METVTYEVQENVAVVTLQRPEARNAVDDATAAALDAAFARFDADDAVAVAVLTGAGGHFCAGADLKAVAAGARVNLHETGVAPMGPTRRRLSKPVIAAVEGYAVAGGLELALWCDLRVAAETAVFGVFCRRFGVPLIDGGTVRLPRLIGFGRAMDLILTGRPVRADEALAIGLVNRLCPTGTALETAVALARDIAAFPQTCLRSDRLSLYEQAELTWEQALHNEFRRGMAVVASGETQAGAQRFAEGSGRHGAF from the coding sequence ATGGAAACCGTCACGTACGAGGTACAAGAGAACGTCGCCGTCGTAACGCTCCAGCGACCTGAGGCGCGCAACGCGGTGGATGACGCGACGGCGGCGGCTCTGGACGCTGCGTTTGCGCGTTTCGACGCGGATGACGCCGTCGCGGTCGCCGTCCTGACTGGAGCCGGCGGACATTTTTGCGCCGGAGCTGATCTCAAAGCCGTTGCGGCCGGCGCACGGGTCAACCTCCACGAAACTGGCGTCGCTCCCATGGGACCGACTCGCCGCCGCCTGTCCAAACCCGTTATTGCGGCTGTTGAAGGCTATGCCGTCGCCGGCGGACTGGAGCTGGCGCTCTGGTGTGATCTGCGCGTCGCCGCCGAGACGGCCGTCTTCGGCGTCTTTTGCCGACGCTTTGGCGTCCCGCTCATTGACGGCGGAACGGTGCGCCTTCCTCGATTGATTGGCTTTGGACGGGCCATGGACTTGATCTTGACGGGTCGTCCGGTGCGCGCCGACGAAGCGTTGGCGATAGGTCTTGTCAATCGCCTCTGTCCGACGGGAACGGCGCTGGAAACGGCGGTGGCGTTGGCGCGGGACATCGCCGCCTTCCCGCAGACTTGCCTGCGCAGCGACCGCCTGTCGCTCTACGAACAGGCTGAACTCACCTGGGAACAAGCGCTCCACAACGAGTTTCGGCGCGGTATGGCGGTTGTCGCCTCTGGTGAAACCCAAGCCGGCGCGCAACGCTTTGCGGAAGGCAGTGGCCGCCACGGAGCTTTCTAA
- a CDS encoding PQQ-binding-like beta-propeller repeat protein — protein sequence MTDCSRRQLICGLAGLAAEMSVAGAQRRPRLRVTTVLNGRASVPLVTLPTEWLYLDPDGARREPLATETAVYVPLRSGKVVALVQRDGARLWETAPGVATTGALARLGERLIACATRPVADGVTGPVGIVRFLDAATGVVRREIELPSPITSPLVGDGVRLYARLGTTEAAAFRPDDFSLLWQVTGDFTEHLTCDGDGVLVGTRSGALWRLRAADGGRQWGCTLGGAPGPATGDAEQVYCGTAQGEVVAIRRADGRIRWRRRVGGTVAAPPLIDRERVLIASYDNFLYAFAGRTGVMLWRQQMAGRLATPPVRLTEDSVAVAALDDDEITIVSSVDGRIIARRRLASERVFSALHLAGGLVIAATERGVVAAKLL from the coding sequence ATGACTGATTGCAGCCGACGCCAGTTGATTTGCGGGCTGGCCGGCTTGGCGGCAGAAATGTCCGTAGCAGGTGCGCAGCGGCGGCCGCGCCTTCGGGTGACGACCGTGCTCAACGGACGGGCGTCGGTGCCACTGGTCACATTGCCGACCGAGTGGCTGTACCTTGATCCGGACGGCGCACGCCGGGAGCCGCTGGCGACGGAAACCGCCGTGTATGTGCCGCTGCGCAGCGGGAAAGTCGTCGCCTTGGTGCAACGGGACGGCGCGCGTCTGTGGGAAACCGCGCCCGGTGTGGCAACGACGGGGGCGTTGGCGCGGTTGGGCGAGCGCCTCATTGCCTGTGCAACGCGCCCGGTGGCGGACGGTGTAACTGGGCCGGTCGGCATTGTGCGCTTCCTCGACGCAGCGACTGGCGTTGTCCGGCGCGAAATAGAACTGCCGTCTCCCATCACATCGCCGTTGGTCGGTGATGGGGTGCGGTTGTACGCCCGGCTGGGGACAACGGAAGCAGCGGCGTTCAGGCCGGATGATTTCTCTCTGCTGTGGCAAGTGACCGGCGACTTCACAGAACACCTAACCTGTGACGGCGACGGCGTTCTGGTTGGAACAAGGTCTGGTGCGCTTTGGCGGCTGCGTGCAGCCGATGGCGGACGGCAGTGGGGATGCACCTTAGGTGGCGCACCTGGGCCGGCGACCGGCGACGCCGAACAGGTGTACTGTGGTACGGCGCAGGGAGAAGTGGTCGCCATACGCCGTGCCGACGGCCGCATCCGTTGGCGGCGGCGTGTTGGCGGAACGGTCGCCGCGCCGCCGCTGATTGATCGGGAACGTGTGCTCATCGCTTCGTATGATAACTTTCTCTATGCCTTCGCCGGGCGGACCGGCGTTATGCTGTGGCGGCAGCAGATGGCTGGACGGCTGGCGACGCCACCGGTGCGCTTGACAGAGGACAGCGTGGCGGTGGCGGCGCTCGACGATGATGAGATTACAATTGTGAGCAGCGTGGACGGGCGGATTATCGCGCGACGGCGGCTGGCGTCGGAGCGCGTCTTTTCAGCGTTGCACTTAGCTGGTGGGTTGGTCATTGCCGCCACCGAACGCGGCGTCGTCGCCGCCAAACTGTTGTAG
- a CDS encoding PBP1A family penicillin-binding protein → MSNVLKLSYLDEALTASVAALPSVWRRRLFLPLSLLAAAAAGSLSMWLFLQWFATTDDHRQVAALADFQPSVVTRVYAEDGRTVIGEFALERRVPLAYEDIPLRMRQAIMAIEDVRFEHHWGVDPIGLARAAWKNFLAGRTVEGGSTLTQQLTKILFLSPERTLERKVREAILALQIERQYSKEQIMELYCNQINLGGGAYGVEAGAQYYFGKSVKDCTIEECALLAAIPKAPSSYSPILKPQEAKRRRNLVITNMLEAGYITPAEAEAAKATDLKLNVTSARELNTSGPFAYIVEEVRRELESRFGTRGTHTGGLQVITTIDAPAQIQAVNAVRWGLHRYEERHGGPRGDAPIPNVLEELKGKDLSAYRHPEWAYEPFNGMYLHGLVTRVSGRTAEVSFGKYRATVTFPPDRPLREGDLPMFLIKSGAPRNDAFAPAVEATAATAPPPTSRKGRRDGGKPTPETTAGDGTLQVELCHLPSVAGAMLCLNAQTGEIKVMVGGYDFSQSKFNNATQANRQTGSCFKPFIYAAAIENGWTPDDLVSDTPFQSGNWSPRNYDGGYTGSISLRTALAKSRNIPAVRLLASIGIRRGAEMVRRFGITNPMAPYLPSALGATEVPLIEMVSAYSVFPNHGKRAKPHLIRRILDYDGRTVFDFDRDETERETRVLSEYVAAQMVDMMRGVVDGGTAAKIRTVTDGDLDKRQLGGKTGTVNDWTDAWFIGYTPSLTCGVWIGYPGEKRTLGRGETGSQAALPMWIEFMKVYLRGRPLETFDKTPAPDPEIEKLQAEHDRQERKELESGVATLMEDTEAASAKQAATGHTKAARDEEPAKPRHDRTLIEETTGQTATDEAPSAKRAQRREASDQDESPQPRPKVKKPSFVMDEPLKPPRRTSPRSETPENDR, encoded by the coding sequence ATGTCAAACGTTCTCAAGTTGTCTTACCTGGATGAAGCGCTGACTGCGTCCGTCGCAGCGCTACCGTCGGTGTGGCGTCGCCGGTTGTTTCTCCCGTTGTCGCTGCTGGCCGCCGCCGCCGCCGGATCGCTAAGCATGTGGCTGTTCCTACAATGGTTCGCCACGACAGACGACCACCGCCAAGTGGCGGCGCTGGCCGATTTTCAGCCCAGCGTGGTAACGCGCGTGTACGCCGAAGACGGCCGTACCGTAATTGGTGAGTTCGCCCTTGAACGCCGTGTGCCGCTCGCCTACGAGGACATCCCCCTGCGCATGCGGCAGGCGATTATGGCAATTGAGGACGTACGCTTCGAGCACCACTGGGGTGTGGACCCGATTGGGCTGGCGCGCGCCGCGTGGAAAAATTTCCTAGCCGGCCGCACCGTAGAAGGCGGTTCAACCCTAACCCAGCAGTTGACGAAAATTCTGTTCCTGTCGCCGGAACGCACCCTTGAGCGCAAAGTGCGGGAAGCCATCCTTGCGCTGCAAATCGAGCGGCAGTACAGCAAGGAGCAAATCATGGAGCTGTACTGCAACCAGATCAATCTGGGCGGCGGCGCGTACGGCGTCGAGGCCGGCGCACAGTACTACTTCGGCAAGTCAGTCAAGGACTGCACGATTGAGGAGTGCGCGCTGCTGGCGGCGATTCCCAAAGCTCCGTCCAGCTACTCGCCGATTCTCAAGCCGCAGGAAGCCAAACGTCGGCGGAATCTGGTCATTACGAACATGCTCGAAGCGGGCTACATCACGCCGGCCGAAGCCGAAGCCGCCAAGGCGACCGACCTGAAGCTCAATGTCACCTCGGCGCGCGAACTCAACACGAGCGGCCCGTTTGCCTACATCGTCGAAGAAGTGCGTCGCGAACTGGAAAGTCGCTTTGGGACGCGCGGAACACATACCGGCGGACTGCAAGTCATCACAACGATTGATGCGCCCGCGCAGATTCAGGCGGTCAACGCCGTTCGGTGGGGACTGCACCGGTACGAAGAGCGCCATGGCGGCCCTCGGGGAGACGCCCCCATCCCAAACGTTTTGGAGGAACTCAAGGGCAAGGACTTGTCCGCCTACCGCCATCCGGAGTGGGCCTATGAGCCGTTCAACGGGATGTATCTCCATGGGCTGGTGACGCGCGTCAGTGGGCGGACGGCGGAAGTGTCGTTTGGGAAATACCGCGCGACGGTAACATTTCCGCCCGATCGCCCGCTGCGTGAAGGCGACCTGCCGATGTTTCTTATCAAGAGTGGAGCGCCGCGCAATGACGCCTTTGCACCGGCGGTGGAAGCTACTGCTGCGACCGCGCCGCCGCCGACCAGCCGTAAAGGGCGGCGTGATGGGGGAAAGCCGACGCCGGAGACGACGGCCGGTGACGGAACGCTGCAAGTGGAATTGTGTCACCTGCCGTCCGTTGCTGGGGCGATGCTGTGCCTCAACGCCCAAACTGGCGAAATCAAGGTCATGGTCGGTGGCTATGACTTTTCACAGTCGAAGTTCAACAACGCCACGCAGGCAAACCGGCAGACCGGCTCATGCTTTAAGCCGTTTATCTACGCGGCGGCGATTGAGAACGGCTGGACGCCCGACGATCTGGTGTCCGACACGCCCTTCCAGTCGGGGAACTGGTCGCCGCGCAACTACGACGGCGGCTATACTGGCTCGATTTCACTGCGTACGGCGCTGGCCAAATCGCGGAACATCCCCGCCGTACGTCTGCTGGCTAGCATCGGCATTCGGCGCGGCGCAGAGATGGTGCGCCGATTTGGGATCACCAACCCCATGGCGCCCTACCTGCCGTCCGCATTGGGCGCGACTGAAGTGCCGCTAATTGAAATGGTGTCTGCGTATTCGGTGTTTCCCAACCATGGGAAACGCGCCAAGCCGCATCTGATCCGGCGCATTCTCGACTATGACGGCCGAACGGTTTTTGACTTTGATCGGGATGAAACCGAACGTGAAACGCGCGTCTTGTCAGAGTATGTGGCGGCCCAAATGGTAGATATGATGCGCGGCGTCGTTGACGGTGGGACGGCCGCAAAAATCCGCACCGTAACCGACGGCGACCTTGACAAACGCCAACTGGGTGGCAAAACCGGAACGGTCAACGATTGGACGGATGCTTGGTTTATCGGCTACACCCCGTCGCTGACCTGCGGCGTCTGGATCGGCTATCCGGGTGAAAAACGAACGCTTGGGCGCGGCGAAACCGGCAGTCAAGCCGCTCTCCCGATGTGGATTGAGTTTATGAAGGTTTATCTTCGCGGGCGGCCACTAGAGACCTTCGATAAAACGCCGGCTCCTGACCCTGAAATTGAAAAATTGCAAGCTGAACATGACCGGCAAGAGCGGAAGGAACTGGAAAGCGGCGTGGCGACACTGATGGAGGACACGGAAGCTGCGTCGGCGAAGCAAGCGGCGACGGGCCATACGAAAGCGGCGCGCGACGAAGAGCCGGCCAAACCGCGTCATGACCGCACGCTCATTGAAGAAACCACCGGCCAGACCGCTACAGATGAAGCACCGTCGGCCAAACGCGCCCAGCGGCGCGAAGCGTCCGACCAAGACGAATCGCCCCAGCCGCGGCCGAAGGTCAAGAAACCGTCGTTTGTGATGGATGAGCCGCTTAAGCCACCACGTCGTACCTCGCCTCGCTCTGAGACACCGGAAAATGACCGGTAG